From the genome of Excalfactoria chinensis isolate bCotChi1 chromosome 12, bCotChi1.hap2, whole genome shotgun sequence, one region includes:
- the SEC13 gene encoding protein SEC13 homolog: MVSVINTVDTSHEDMIHDAQMDYYGTRLATCSSDRSVKIFDVRNGGQILIADLRGHEGPVWQVAWAHPMYGNILASCSYDRKVIIWKEENGTWEKTYEYTGHDSSVNSVCWAPHDYGLILACGSSDGAISLLSYTGDGQWEVKKISNAHTIGCNAVSWAPAVVPGSLIEQPSGQKPNYIKRFASGGCDNLVKIWKEEDGQWKEEQKLEAHSDWVRDVAWAPSIGLPTSTIASCSQDGRVFIWTCDDASGNSWSPKLLHKFNDVVWHVSWSITANILAVSGGDNKVTLWKESVDGLWACISDVNKGQGGVSAITEGQQNEQ, encoded by the exons ATG GTTTCCGTCATAAACACCGTGGACACCTCTCACGAGGATATGATA CATGATGCGCAGATGGATTACTATGGCACTCGGCTGGCGACCTGTTCTTCAGACAGATCTGTGAAAATCTTCGATGTTCGGAACGGAGGGCAAATCCTCATTGCAGACCTAAGAGG GCATGAAGGTCCAGTATGGCAAGTTGCCTGGGCTCATCCTATGTATGGAAACATCTTGGCTTCCTGCTCCTATGACAGGAAGGTTATTatctggaaggaagaaaatggcacTTGGGAAAAGACCTATGAGTACACAGGACACGATTCCTCAG TGAATTCTGTCTGCTGGGCACCACATGACTATGGACTGATACTGGCCTGTGGGAGCTCTGATGGTGCGATTTCATTACTGAGCTACACTGGTGATGGGCAGTGGGAGGTCAAAAAGATCAGCAATGCACACACT ATCGGATGTAATGCAGTTAGCTGGGCTCCTGCTGTTGTACCAGGCAGCCTTATAGAGCAACCGTCTGGTCAGAAACCAAACTATATCAAAAGATTTGCATCTGGTGGTTGTGACAACCTTGTCAAGATCTGGAA agaagaagATGGTCAGtggaaagaagagcagaagctgGAGGCACACAGTGACTGGGTTCGAGATGTAGCCTGGGCTCCATCCATAGGCTTGCCAACAAGTACTATTGCTAGCTGTTCACAG GATGGCAGAGTGTTTATCTGGACGTGTGATGATGCCTCTGGAAACTCATGGTCACCAAAATTGCTGCACAAGTTCAATGATGTTGTTTGGCATGTGAGTTGGTCCATTACTGCAAATATACTTGCAGTGTCTGGAGGAGACAATAAA GTCACACTGTGGAAGGAATCAGTAGATGGGCTGTGGGCATGCATCAGCGATGTCAACAAGGGCCAAGGAGGAGTGTCTGCCATTACAGAAGGGCAGCAGAATGAGCAGTGA
- the GHRL gene encoding appetite-regulating hormone, with protein sequence MFLRVTLLGILLLSILETETALAGSSFLSPAYKNIQQQKDTRKATARLHRRGTESFWDTDESEEEDNDNSVDIKFNVPFEIGFKITETEYQEYGQALEKMLQDILKENAKETQTKN encoded by the exons ATGTTTCTCAGAGTTACTCTGCTAGGAATTCTCCTTCTCAGCATCCTCGAGACAGAAACTGCACTGGCTGGCTCTAGTTTTTTAAGCCCTGCATATAAAAACATACAG cAACAAAAAGAtacaagaaaagcaacagcaagatTACATCGCCGAGGCACAGAAAGCTTTTGGGATACAGATGAATCAGAGGAAGAAGACAACGATAACAGTGTTGATATCAAG TTTAATGTTCCTTTTGAAATTGGTTTCAAGATAACAGAAACGGAGTATCAAGAATATGGACAAGCCCTGGAAAAGATGCTACAGGACATTCTCAAGGAGAATGCTAAAG AAACTCAGACAAAAAACTGA